The Nitrospira sp. genome window below encodes:
- a CDS encoding response regulator: MTTTSMAEQLVVVDSCRETQARIAQHLQGRGVSVVAVHDPLSALATIDSAAPSIVLTELFLPDASGLTLVKELKARHGPCSVIVMARDAPEPMILEALRIGAADYLHKPIAEEELAHAIQRARGLLPGDLADVQGVCRSEYQLTVDSDPAHIPGIISWLMKTTASTLSPMRRLHLQGALQELLFNAIEHGNLEIFYQEKQEALADGQYEQLLAQRLAQARLRDRRVVIHALYEKRGESLVYRITDEGKGFKWRSLLMRSQDVCESEDANGRGIFLTRSFFPGLAYNERGNEVTITVPLD; the protein is encoded by the coding sequence AGGGGAGGGGGGTTTCGGTGGTGGCGGTGCACGATCCGCTATCGGCACTGGCCACCATCGACTCAGCCGCACCGAGCATCGTCCTCACGGAGTTATTTCTTCCTGACGCATCCGGGCTCACGTTGGTGAAAGAACTCAAAGCCAGACATGGTCCATGCTCTGTGATCGTGATGGCGCGAGATGCACCGGAACCGATGATCCTTGAGGCGCTTCGGATCGGTGCGGCCGACTATCTGCATAAACCTATTGCCGAAGAAGAATTGGCCCACGCGATTCAGCGCGCACGCGGTCTTCTGCCTGGAGATCTGGCGGATGTTCAGGGGGTGTGCCGATCGGAGTATCAACTCACCGTTGATTCAGATCCTGCCCATATCCCCGGCATTATTTCCTGGCTGATGAAGACGACAGCATCGACCTTGTCGCCGATGCGACGGTTACATCTCCAAGGCGCACTTCAAGAACTCCTGTTTAATGCCATCGAACATGGAAATCTGGAAATCTTCTATCAGGAGAAGCAAGAGGCGCTGGCCGACGGGCAGTATGAACAGCTGCTCGCTCAACGCTTGGCCCAAGCTCGGCTGAGAGATCGGCGCGTGGTGATTCATGCCCTCTACGAGAAACGCGGTGAGAGTCTGGTCTATCGCATTACCGATGAAGGGAAGGGCTTTAAATGGCGGAGTCTGCTTATGCGCTCACAGGACGTGTGTGAATCGGAAGACGCCAATGGAAGAGGGATCTTTCTGACTCGTTCATTCTTTCCTGGTTTAGCCTACAACGAACGCGGTAATGAAGTGACGATCACGGTACCGCTCGACTAA